The Solanum pennellii chromosome 11, SPENNV200 genome contains a region encoding:
- the LOC107003546 gene encoding uncharacterized protein LOC107003546, which produces MVSLFTSYFLPLVLIATIFNFQTSLCDINADEALITGICRQVQDLQFCLITFRQIIPSHPYVPELVTRAAITKSLQNANDNRAFVEKAITNAKDKETKDLYSICDSSYGLLITVLQDAAKSLTNKDYNGLENDLAKCPQFVSDCQNVLGSKTTREMVDRSRKQFDLVLMAKIAEQLIKK; this is translated from the coding sequence atggttTCTCTCTTTACTTCATACTTTCTTCCTTTAGTACTTATCGCAaccattttcaactttcaaacTTCTTTATGTGACATTAATGCAGACGAGGCATTAATAACAGGTATATGTAGACAAGTACAAGATCTTCAGTTTTGTTTGATCACTTTTAGACAAATCATACCTTCTCATCCATATGTTCCTGAATTAGTAACCCGAGCTGCTATCACCAAATCATTACAAAATGCTAATGACAACCGTGCTTTCGTAGAGAAAGCTATAACAAATGCAAAAGACAAAGAGACCAAAGACTTGTATAGTATTTGTGACAGCAGTTATGGGTTGTTGATAACCGTGCTTCAAGATGCTGCTAAATCCTTAACTAACAAGGATTACAATGGCTTGGAAAATGACCTGGCTAAGTGTCCCCAATTTGTAAGCGACTGCCAGAATGTACTCGGTAGTAAAACAACGCGTGAAATGGTAGATAGAAGTAGAAAACAGTTTGATCTTGTATTAATGGCAAAAATTGCTGAACAACTCATTAAAAAATAG